One stretch of Lacimicrobium alkaliphilum DNA includes these proteins:
- the yhbY gene encoding ribosome assembly RNA-binding protein YhbY, which produces MILSTKQKQYLKGLAHSLKPVVQLGNNGLTEGVMAEIDLALEHHELIKVKIPTDDREQKRLICDAISREAKAVNVQLIGHTLVLYRQSEEKKIRIPKL; this is translated from the coding sequence ATGATTCTTTCTACCAAGCAAAAGCAATATCTCAAAGGCCTTGCGCACTCTTTGAAACCCGTCGTACAACTTGGCAATAATGGTCTGACTGAAGGCGTTATGGCAGAAATCGACCTGGCTCTGGAGCATCATGAGCTGATCAAAGTCAAGATTCCGACCGATGACAGAGAGCAAAAACGCCTTATCTGTGATGCTATAAGTCGTGAAGCCAAAGCCGTTAATGTGCAACTTATCGGTCATACCCTGGTGCTTTACCGTCAAAGCGAAGAGAAGAAAATCCGCATTCCAAAACTCTGA
- the rlmE gene encoding 23S rRNA (uridine(2552)-2'-O)-methyltransferase RlmE — protein sequence MTKKTRSASSARWLKEHFDDPYVQKAQKQGWRSRAVFKLEQIQQKDRLIKPAMTVVDLGAAPGGWSQLSAQLVGAKGQVIACDILPMEPLAGVDFLQGDFREDAVIETLLNRIGGNNVDVVLSDMAPNMSGNSSVDQARSMYLVELAMDMCRQVLKPNGSFAVKVFQGEGFDDFFVQMRQAFKSIKTRKPDSSRARSREVYLVGTGYKSE from the coding sequence ATGACAAAAAAGACCCGCTCCGCCAGCAGTGCCCGTTGGCTGAAAGAACATTTTGATGACCCTTATGTGCAAAAAGCGCAGAAACAGGGCTGGCGCTCCCGGGCCGTGTTTAAGCTGGAGCAGATTCAGCAAAAAGACAGATTGATCAAACCGGCGATGACCGTCGTAGATCTGGGGGCTGCCCCTGGAGGCTGGTCACAGTTGTCTGCCCAACTGGTGGGGGCAAAAGGTCAGGTGATCGCCTGTGATATTCTGCCGATGGAACCCTTAGCCGGGGTCGACTTTCTGCAGGGCGATTTTCGTGAAGATGCTGTGATTGAAACATTATTAAATCGAATTGGCGGAAACAATGTGGATGTGGTGTTGTCTGATATGGCACCTAATATGAGCGGCAACAGTTCGGTGGATCAGGCCCGCTCTATGTATCTGGTGGAACTGGCAATGGATATGTGCCGACAGGTATTGAAACCCAATGGCAGTTTTGCTGTAAAAGTGTTTCAGGGCGAGGGCTTTGATGACTTTTTTGTGCAAATGAGACAGGCATTTAAAAGTATTAAAACCCGCAAACCGGATTCTTCCAGGGCGCGTTCCCGTGAAGTTTATCTGGTGGGTACGGGATATAAGTCCGAATAA
- the ftsH gene encoding ATP-dependent zinc metalloprotease FtsH: MSDMAKNLILWLVIAVVLMTVFQSFTPSDTAGRQYDYTQFIKEVNQGLIREARISGREIKGIKRSGENFVTYIPTAYDEDLLNDLLKSDVRVIGEPPEKPSMLANIFISWFPMLLLIGVWIFFMRQMQGGGGRGAMSFGKSKARLLGEDQIKTTFMDVAGCDEAKEEVSELVDFLRDPSKFQKLGGKIPTGVLMVGPPGTGKTLLAKAIAGEAKVPFFTISGSDFVEMFVGVGASRVRDMFEQAKKSAPCIIFIDEIDAVGRQRGAGLGGGHDEREQTLNQMLVEMDGFEGHEGIIVIAATNRPDVLDPALLRPGRFDRQVVVGLPDIRGREQILKVHMRKVPISDNVDASVIARGTPGFSGADLANLVNEAALFAARANRRLVTMEEFDKAKDKIMMGAERKSMVMSESEKEMTAYHEAGHAIVGRMVPEHDPVYKVSIIPRGRALGVTMYLPEQDRFSYTKQHIESMISSLYGGRIAEDIIYGGEKVTTGASNDIERATDLARKMVTQWGLSEKMGPMLYAEEEGEVFLGRSMAKASNMSDDTARAIDAEIKAVIDRNYQRAEKILRDNMDVLHTMKDALMKYETIDAKQIDDLMARREVRPPADWDDDNNKPKDNEPKDSGKGEEESKDKDSKSGGPEVGKPGDLPG, from the coding sequence TTGAGCGATATGGCAAAAAATTTAATTCTGTGGTTGGTGATCGCCGTTGTTCTGATGACGGTATTTCAGAGCTTTACACCCAGCGATACCGCCGGCCGGCAGTACGACTATACCCAATTCATCAAAGAGGTGAATCAGGGGTTGATCCGCGAAGCACGCATCAGTGGCCGTGAAATCAAAGGTATTAAGCGCAGTGGCGAGAATTTCGTTACTTATATACCTACGGCGTACGATGAAGACTTGCTCAACGATTTATTGAAAAGTGACGTCAGAGTGATTGGTGAGCCACCGGAAAAACCTTCCATGCTGGCTAACATCTTTATCTCCTGGTTCCCGATGTTGCTGCTGATTGGTGTATGGATTTTCTTTATGCGCCAGATGCAGGGCGGCGGTGGCCGTGGCGCCATGTCCTTTGGCAAGAGTAAAGCCCGTTTACTGGGTGAAGACCAGATTAAAACCACCTTTATGGACGTGGCCGGTTGTGATGAAGCCAAAGAAGAAGTCTCTGAACTGGTGGATTTTTTACGCGACCCATCTAAATTCCAGAAACTGGGCGGTAAGATCCCCACTGGTGTTCTGATGGTAGGCCCTCCGGGTACAGGTAAAACCCTGCTGGCCAAAGCCATTGCCGGTGAAGCCAAAGTACCGTTTTTCACCATCTCTGGCTCTGATTTTGTGGAAATGTTTGTTGGTGTCGGTGCGTCCAGGGTACGTGACATGTTCGAACAGGCAAAAAAATCCGCCCCTTGCATTATCTTTATCGATGAAATCGATGCGGTGGGTCGTCAGCGTGGTGCCGGTTTAGGTGGTGGTCATGACGAGCGTGAGCAAACCCTTAACCAGATGCTGGTGGAGATGGATGGCTTCGAAGGCCATGAAGGTATTATTGTTATCGCCGCAACTAACCGCCCTGATGTTCTTGACCCCGCCTTGTTGCGCCCCGGACGTTTCGATCGTCAGGTTGTGGTAGGGTTGCCGGATATCCGTGGCCGCGAGCAAATTCTCAAAGTGCATATGCGTAAAGTGCCAATCTCAGACAATGTCGATGCGTCTGTTATTGCCCGTGGCACACCCGGATTTTCCGGTGCTGATCTGGCCAACCTGGTGAACGAAGCGGCCTTGTTTGCTGCCCGGGCCAACCGGCGTCTGGTGACCATGGAGGAGTTCGACAAAGCCAAAGATAAGATCATGATGGGCGCCGAGCGCAAGTCCATGGTGATGTCGGAAAGTGAAAAGGAAATGACGGCTTACCACGAAGCCGGTCATGCCATTGTCGGGCGCATGGTACCAGAGCACGATCCTGTGTATAAAGTGTCGATTATTCCACGAGGAAGGGCTTTGGGGGTAACCATGTATCTGCCGGAACAGGACAGATTCAGTTACACCAAACAACATATTGAAAGCATGATCTCCAGTTTATATGGTGGCCGCATCGCCGAAGATATTATTTACGGTGGCGAGAAGGTCACCACCGGGGCCTCCAATGACATCGAACGCGCCACAGATCTGGCCCGTAAAATGGTCACTCAATGGGGCTTGTCAGAGAAAATGGGGCCGATGCTTTACGCCGAAGAAGAAGGTGAAGTCTTCCTTGGGCGCAGCATGGCCAAGGCCAGTAACATGTCTGATGACACGGCCAGAGCCATTGATGCTGAAATCAAGGCGGTTATCGATCGTAATTACCAGCGTGCAGAGAAAATCCTGCGGGATAATATGGATGTTCTGCACACCATGAAAGATGCGCTGATGAAGTACGAGACCATCGATGCCAAACAGATCGATGATTTGATGGCGCGCCGGGAAGTGCGTCCACCAGCAGATTGGGATGATGATAACAACAAGCCTAAAGATAATGAGCCTAAGGATTCGGGTAAGGGCGAAGAAGAATCGAAAGACAAGGATAGCAAGTCAGGTGGCCCTGAAGTGGGCAAGCCCGGCGACCTGCCAGGCTGA
- the folP gene encoding dihydropteroate synthase yields the protein MIFAGKTLDLSTPKVMGILNVTPDSFSDGGRFNQLDHALQQAQSMLDEGADFIDVGGESTRPGAAQVSVQQELDRVVPVIEAISSNFDTLISIDTSKAVVMAEAVKAGAVLINDVRALREDGALAAAAASNAAVCLMHMQGQPRTMQHSPHYDDLIDDISDFFRQRIRACDSAGISQEKILLDPGFGFGKTLQHNYLLLNKLEHFQQLGCPLLVGMSRKSMLGKLLNNEVAERLAGSLACATIAAFKGAQIIRVHEVGPTVDALKVVQATLNPQEL from the coding sequence ATGATATTTGCCGGTAAAACGCTGGATTTGTCCACCCCAAAAGTCATGGGAATACTAAATGTTACCCCTGATTCCTTTTCTGATGGAGGACGTTTTAATCAGCTGGATCATGCTTTGCAACAGGCACAAAGCATGCTTGATGAAGGGGCCGACTTCATTGATGTAGGCGGTGAATCAACCCGGCCCGGTGCTGCTCAGGTTTCAGTTCAACAGGAACTGGACAGGGTGGTGCCGGTCATAGAAGCCATCAGCAGCAACTTTGACACCCTGATTTCCATCGATACCAGTAAGGCCGTGGTGATGGCAGAAGCGGTTAAAGCCGGGGCAGTATTGATCAACGATGTGCGGGCCTTGCGGGAAGACGGTGCCCTTGCAGCGGCCGCCGCCAGCAACGCAGCCGTGTGTCTGATGCATATGCAGGGGCAGCCCCGTACCATGCAGCACAGCCCCCATTATGATGATCTGATTGATGATATCAGTGATTTTTTCCGGCAACGGATCCGTGCCTGCGATTCTGCCGGAATTAGTCAGGAGAAGATTTTACTGGATCCGGGCTTTGGTTTTGGTAAGACTTTGCAGCATAATTATCTGCTGTTAAATAAGCTTGAGCATTTTCAACAGCTAGGTTGCCCTTTGCTGGTGGGCATGTCCCGTAAATCCATGTTGGGTAAGTTGCTGAATAATGAAGTGGCAGAGCGTCTTGCCGGAAGCCTGGCCTGTGCCACGATAGCGGCATTCAAAGGTGCTCAGATTATCCGCGTGCATGAAGTGGGGCCCACAGTCGATGCACTTAAAGTGGTTCAGGCAACCCTGAACCCGCAAGAATTATAA
- the glmM gene encoding phosphoglucosamine mutase, which produces MSQRKYFGTDGIRGKVGEGVINPEFVCKLGWAAGKVLSGRGTNKVLIGKDTRISGYMLESALESGLSAAGINIGLLGPMPTPAIAYLTKTFRSEAGIVISASHNPYYDNGIKFFSADGFKLADDIELAIEAQMEQPMECVASDKLGKAIRVADAAGRYIEFCKGTFPSELSLTGLKIVVDCAHGATYHIAPNVLRELGAEVIEIGTNPDGLNINEKVGATSMLAITNKVLEEKADLGFALDGDGDRIMMVDHKGNLVDGDEIVYIIARDALRSGRLNGGGVVGTLMSNLGLEVALAQLAIPFARSKVGDRYVMELLNEKGWNIGGESSGHVLNLAVASTGDGIVSGLQVLTSMLRADMNLYDLRQGMEKFPQTLINVRYGSAPAPIESQEVKKAVAAAEQEMGDDGRVLLRKSGTEPLVRVMVEATDESTALKWAEYIAESVRKVSAQ; this is translated from the coding sequence ATGAGTCAGAGAAAATATTTTGGTACAGATGGTATTCGCGGCAAGGTTGGTGAAGGCGTTATCAATCCTGAGTTTGTATGCAAATTAGGATGGGCTGCAGGTAAGGTGTTGTCCGGCCGGGGTACCAACAAGGTATTGATCGGTAAAGACACCCGTATTTCCGGCTATATGCTGGAATCGGCTCTGGAGTCGGGCCTTTCCGCTGCGGGTATTAATATCGGGCTGCTCGGACCGATGCCGACACCGGCAATCGCCTATCTGACCAAGACTTTTCGCTCAGAGGCCGGCATTGTTATCAGCGCCTCTCACAATCCCTATTATGATAATGGCATTAAGTTCTTTTCTGCAGATGGTTTTAAGCTGGCCGATGATATAGAACTGGCCATTGAAGCACAGATGGAACAGCCGATGGAGTGTGTGGCCTCGGACAAGCTGGGCAAAGCGATTCGGGTCGCGGATGCGGCCGGCCGTTATATTGAATTCTGTAAGGGCACGTTTCCTTCCGAGTTATCCCTGACCGGACTTAAAATTGTCGTGGATTGCGCCCATGGTGCCACCTACCATATCGCGCCAAATGTTCTCAGGGAGCTGGGCGCCGAGGTGATCGAAATTGGCACCAATCCCGATGGTCTGAACATCAATGAAAAAGTGGGCGCCACCTCCATGCTGGCGATCACTAACAAGGTGCTGGAGGAGAAAGCCGATCTCGGCTTTGCTCTGGACGGTGATGGTGACCGTATTATGATGGTGGATCACAAGGGCAATCTGGTGGATGGTGATGAGATTGTGTATATCATCGCCCGTGATGCCCTCAGGTCGGGACGCCTGAATGGTGGCGGTGTAGTGGGCACACTGATGAGCAATCTGGGGCTGGAAGTGGCGCTGGCCCAACTGGCCATTCCTTTTGCACGCAGCAAGGTGGGCGACCGCTATGTGATGGAGTTACTGAATGAGAAGGGTTGGAATATCGGCGGGGAAAGCTCCGGCCATGTGCTGAATCTGGCTGTTGCATCTACCGGTGATGGTATTGTTTCCGGTTTGCAGGTGTTAACGTCCATGTTGCGAGCGGATATGAACTTGTACGATTTACGCCAGGGCATGGAGAAGTTTCCTCAGACCCTGATTAATGTGCGTTATGGTTCAGCCCCTGCGCCAATTGAGAGCCAGGAAGTGAAAAAAGCCGTTGCCGCAGCAGAACAGGAAATGGGTGATGATGGCAGGGTACTTTTGCGTAAAAGTGGCACTGAGCCGTTGGTCAGAGTGATGGTGGAAGCGACCGATGAAAGCACGGCTCTGAAATGGGCAGAATACATCGCTGAATCGGTACGAAAAGTGAGCGCACAGTAA
- the tpiA gene encoding triose-phosphate isomerase has product MANVNNNRRPIVAGNWKMNGNLTLVGTMQERINRARPDNVDIVVCPPAVYINEFDTTAILTGGQDISVFEAGAHTGDISAVMLKELGCQFVIVGHSERRTDHGESNELVAQKTRAALEQQLTPIVCVGEPLEIREAGQVFDYVAEQLDAVTDTIGAERLSELVIAYEPVWAIGTGKSATPEQAQEVHRFIREHLAKADKEAAQGIRILYGGSVNAANARALFAQADVDGGLIGGASLKQDEFLAICQAAN; this is encoded by the coding sequence ATGGCGAATGTGAATAACAACAGACGGCCAATAGTAGCAGGTAACTGGAAGATGAACGGTAACCTGACTCTGGTCGGAACAATGCAGGAACGCATTAACAGAGCCAGACCGGATAATGTGGATATTGTTGTCTGCCCGCCGGCTGTGTATATCAATGAATTTGATACAACGGCGATACTGACAGGCGGTCAGGATATCAGCGTGTTTGAGGCAGGCGCCCACACCGGTGATATCAGCGCAGTGATGCTCAAAGAGCTTGGTTGTCAATTTGTGATTGTCGGCCACTCAGAACGGCGTACCGATCATGGTGAAAGCAATGAGCTGGTTGCTCAGAAAACCAGGGCAGCGCTGGAACAACAACTGACGCCTATAGTCTGTGTTGGCGAACCCCTGGAAATACGTGAAGCGGGCCAGGTGTTTGATTATGTTGCTGAGCAACTGGATGCGGTTACCGACACCATTGGCGCTGAGCGGTTATCTGAACTGGTGATTGCTTATGAGCCAGTGTGGGCCATAGGTACAGGCAAGTCGGCAACACCGGAGCAGGCACAGGAAGTACATAGATTTATCCGCGAGCATCTGGCTAAGGCTGATAAAGAAGCTGCGCAGGGTATCAGAATTTTATATGGTGGCAGTGTTAACGCCGCTAACGCCCGGGCACTTTTCGCCCAGGCAGATGTAGACGGCGGGCTGATAGGTGGCGCCAGTCTCAAACAAGATGAATTTTTAGCAATTTGCCAGGCGGCAAACTGA
- the secG gene encoding preprotein translocase subunit SecG, which produces MLYEVLMVVYLLVALSLIGLVLIQRGKGADMGASFGAGASNTVFGSSGSGNFLSRSTAVLATLFFGISLALGAMTAGQEKQGDEWENLEVPVSEQAPAEKDVPGNQPTDIPD; this is translated from the coding sequence ATGCTTTACGAAGTATTAATGGTGGTATATCTGCTGGTCGCGCTGAGCTTAATTGGCCTGGTGCTGATTCAACGCGGTAAAGGCGCAGATATGGGTGCTTCTTTTGGTGCCGGTGCGTCCAATACCGTATTTGGCTCAAGTGGTTCGGGAAATTTTCTCAGCCGTTCTACTGCCGTGTTAGCGACGTTATTTTTTGGCATCAGCCTGGCCCTTGGTGCCATGACGGCGGGTCAGGAAAAACAGGGCGACGAGTGGGAGAATCTTGAAGTGCCGGTATCTGAGCAGGCTCCTGCTGAGAAGGATGTACCCGGCAATCAGCCAACAGATATTCCTGACTGA
- a CDS encoding Lon protease family protein: MPHATELTHQQLTAKPSRQRINQALKDDRALSSSFIGQNRAREALNFGLGIDARGYNLYVMGEAATGRFTLVHEHIARHVSNMPSPDDWCYINNFEDEREPYALHLPAGDSRKLLTDMNGLIDELLDTFPAAFDNPGYQRKKANIKRQFDKRYEKAIEEVEQFAQSQNVALYEENGTISFAPIVKGKPVTDEEFTKLSEQQRQHFYDLINQLEDRLSEQLLELPQWKRESSEMQRKLKKETAELGIKPILKELEHKYAGDLGILKSLRQLKPHLVETVVEILAEENKEEKQDEYDKRSVLEEQYLPNILVSHDINDGAPVVYEPNPTYQNLFGRVEYTNVQGSVFTNYRMIRPGALHKANGGYLLLDADKMIQQPYVWEALKLALMHGELKMDPNQHDIGMVNSMTLTPQSIPLKVKVVLMGSRDLYYTLQEYEDEFDELFRVLVDFDYEIPLDKVTLFDFVGRVRNQIKDMGLESISAKAMYRLVEFSLRLAEHQHRMSARFADVIELLHEARYFCLQQQTDCLDVGHIETALQAKTRRSGRISQALLDDIKEGQILIETEGEAIGKVNGLTVLEIGDSLFGTPARISSTVYAGANGVVDIEREVELGRPIHSKGVMLLTGYLGHKYAQWFPLTLSANIAIEQSYGQIDGDSASLAELVALISALTLIPVKQELAVTGSINQYGQVQSVGGVNEKIEGFYKLCAHRGLTGNQGVVIPKSNQINLMLEKEVIQSVKQGRFHIYTVETVDQALSVLMGHEVGVISSRGRYPKGSINSLAVNRLQQIAHIVNGSDQD; this comes from the coding sequence ATGCCACACGCAACAGAACTGACCCACCAGCAATTGACTGCCAAACCGAGCCGGCAACGAATCAATCAGGCCCTTAAGGATGATCGCGCCCTGAGTTCGAGCTTTATCGGCCAGAACCGCGCGCGTGAAGCCCTGAATTTCGGCCTGGGGATCGACGCCAGAGGCTACAACCTGTATGTGATGGGGGAGGCTGCGACTGGCCGTTTTACTCTGGTGCACGAGCACATTGCCCGTCATGTGAGTAATATGCCCAGTCCCGATGACTGGTGTTATATCAATAATTTTGAGGACGAGCGGGAACCTTATGCATTGCATCTGCCAGCCGGAGACAGCCGTAAATTACTGACGGATATGAACGGGCTGATTGATGAATTGCTGGATACCTTTCCGGCTGCTTTTGACAACCCGGGGTATCAGCGCAAGAAGGCCAACATCAAGCGTCAGTTCGACAAGCGTTATGAGAAGGCCATCGAAGAGGTGGAGCAGTTTGCCCAGAGTCAGAATGTGGCACTGTATGAAGAAAACGGCACCATCAGCTTTGCCCCTATCGTTAAGGGCAAGCCGGTAACCGATGAAGAATTTACCAAATTGTCGGAGCAGCAACGTCAGCACTTCTACGATCTGATTAATCAGCTTGAAGACAGGCTCTCTGAGCAGTTGCTGGAATTACCGCAGTGGAAGCGTGAATCTTCAGAAATGCAGCGTAAGCTGAAAAAGGAGACCGCTGAACTGGGGATAAAACCGATACTTAAGGAGCTGGAACATAAGTATGCCGGTGATCTTGGCATTCTCAAGTCGTTGCGTCAGCTCAAACCTCATCTGGTGGAAACGGTGGTGGAAATCCTCGCCGAGGAAAACAAGGAAGAAAAACAGGACGAATACGATAAGCGCTCTGTGCTCGAAGAGCAGTATCTGCCGAACATTCTGGTCAGCCATGATATTAACGATGGCGCGCCGGTGGTCTATGAGCCCAACCCTACTTATCAGAACTTGTTCGGGCGGGTGGAGTACACCAATGTGCAGGGCTCGGTGTTCACTAATTACCGGATGATCCGCCCCGGTGCGCTGCACAAGGCCAATGGCGGCTATCTGCTGTTGGACGCCGATAAAATGATTCAGCAGCCTTATGTATGGGAGGCCCTGAAGCTGGCGTTGATGCATGGTGAACTGAAGATGGATCCCAACCAGCATGATATTGGCATGGTTAACTCCATGACCCTGACCCCACAGAGTATTCCTTTGAAGGTTAAAGTGGTGCTGATGGGTTCGCGGGATCTGTACTACACCCTGCAGGAATACGAAGACGAATTTGATGAGCTGTTCCGGGTATTGGTGGATTTTGACTACGAGATCCCGCTGGATAAGGTGACCCTGTTCGATTTTGTCGGCCGCGTACGCAACCAGATCAAAGATATGGGGCTGGAGAGTATTTCCGCCAAGGCCATGTACCGGCTGGTTGAATTCAGCCTGCGTCTGGCAGAACATCAGCATCGCATGTCGGCCCGTTTTGCCGATGTGATTGAGCTGTTGCATGAAGCCCGCTACTTTTGCCTGCAGCAACAAACAGATTGTCTGGATGTGGGCCATATTGAAACGGCCCTTCAGGCCAAGACCAGGCGCAGCGGACGCATCAGTCAGGCGTTGCTGGATGATATCAAGGAAGGACAGATCCTGATTGAAACCGAAGGAGAGGCCATCGGCAAGGTCAATGGCCTTACCGTGCTGGAAATTGGTGACAGCCTGTTCGGCACCCCGGCCCGGATCAGCTCAACGGTTTACGCCGGCGCCAATGGCGTGGTGGATATCGAGCGGGAAGTGGAGCTTGGACGGCCTATTCACTCCAAAGGGGTCATGCTGCTGACCGGCTATCTGGGGCACAAATATGCCCAGTGGTTTCCGCTAACCCTGTCTGCCAATATTGCTATTGAACAATCCTATGGCCAGATAGATGGCGACAGTGCCTCGCTGGCGGAGTTGGTGGCGCTGATTTCTGCTCTGACGCTGATCCCGGTCAAACAGGAACTGGCGGTTACAGGCTCAATCAATCAGTACGGTCAGGTGCAGAGTGTGGGCGGCGTGAATGAGAAAATTGAAGGCTTTTACAAGCTCTGTGCGCATCGCGGCCTGACCGGTAATCAAGGGGTGGTGATCCCCAAATCTAACCAGATAAATCTGATGCTGGAAAAAGAAGTGATTCAGTCAGTGAAACAGGGCCGCTTTCATATTTATACGGTGGAGACTGTCGATCAGGCACTTTCTGTGTTGATGGGCCATGAAGTCGGCGTGATCTCCAGCCGTGGCCGCTACCCTAAAGGCTCCATCAACAGTCTGGCGGTGAACCGGTTGCAGCAGATTGCCCATATTGTGAATGGCTCTGATCAGGATTAG
- a CDS encoding SpoVR family protein, protein MQAKRKSKALSDGPDWTFPLLDEYLEEITRVAEFYRLDTYPNQIEVITAEQMMDAYASIGMPINYTHWSYGKKFIQTEQGYKRGQMGLAYEIVINSDPCIAYLMEENTITMQALVMAHASFGHNSFFKNNYLFRTWTDASSIIDYLVFARNYIARCEEKHGISEVETFLDSCHALANFGVDRYKRPQKLSLREEKERQKSREQYLQSQVNELWRTLPKKKAMETDEKRRRFPQEPQENLLYFIEKNAPLLEPWQRELVRIVRKIAQYFYPQKQTQVMNEGWACFWHYHILHHLYDEGKVTDRFMLEFLHSHTNVVAQPDYNSPYYSGINPYALGFNMFMDIKRICETPTKEDKRWFPDIAGSDWQTTLDFAMQNFKDESFISQFLSPKLMRDFRLFAIHDDDEDSHLEVTAIHNEEGYQALREKLSAQYNLSNIEPNIQIYNVDVRGDRSLTLRYVPRNRIPLAKSSTDVIKHLYRLWGFEVRLEMVDDEGDTELLCQCPEQKD, encoded by the coding sequence ATGCAAGCCAAACGCAAATCCAAAGCACTTTCTGACGGCCCCGACTGGACCTTCCCTCTGCTGGACGAGTATCTGGAGGAGATTACCCGTGTGGCGGAATTCTACCGGCTGGATACTTACCCGAATCAGATAGAAGTGATTACTGCCGAACAAATGATGGATGCCTATGCCAGCATCGGTATGCCCATCAATTATACCCACTGGTCTTATGGCAAAAAGTTTATCCAGACCGAACAAGGCTACAAGCGTGGCCAGATGGGGCTGGCTTATGAAATTGTGATCAATTCAGACCCCTGTATCGCCTATCTGATGGAAGAAAACACCATCACCATGCAGGCGTTAGTGATGGCCCACGCCAGTTTCGGGCATAATTCCTTTTTTAAGAACAACTATCTGTTCCGTACCTGGACCGATGCCAGCTCGATTATCGATTATCTGGTATTTGCCAGAAACTATATTGCCCGCTGTGAGGAGAAGCATGGCATCAGTGAAGTAGAAACTTTTCTGGACTCTTGTCATGCGCTGGCCAATTTCGGTGTGGATCGTTACAAAAGGCCGCAAAAACTCTCACTGCGTGAAGAAAAAGAACGCCAGAAGAGCCGCGAGCAATATCTGCAGTCTCAGGTTAACGAGCTGTGGCGCACCCTGCCAAAGAAAAAAGCCATGGAAACCGATGAAAAGCGCCGCCGTTTTCCTCAGGAACCGCAGGAGAACCTGCTCTATTTTATCGAGAAAAATGCGCCACTGCTGGAACCCTGGCAACGGGAACTGGTGCGTATTGTGCGTAAAATTGCCCAGTACTTTTACCCGCAAAAGCAAACTCAGGTGATGAATGAGGGCTGGGCCTGCTTCTGGCACTATCATATCCTCCATCACCTGTATGACGAGGGCAAAGTCACCGATCGTTTTATGCTCGAGTTTCTGCACAGCCATACCAATGTGGTGGCTCAGCCAGACTACAACAGCCCTTATTACTCAGGCATCAACCCTTATGCGCTGGGTTTTAATATGTTTATGGATATTAAACGTATTTGTGAAACGCCAACCAAAGAAGATAAGCGCTGGTTCCCGGATATAGCCGGATCCGACTGGCAAACCACGCTGGATTTTGCCATGCAGAACTTTAAGGATGAGAGTTTTATCAGCCAGTTTCTGTCACCCAAACTGATGCGGGACTTCCGCCTCTTTGCCATCCATGATGATGACGAAGACAGCCACCTGGAAGTTACGGCCATTCACAATGAAGAAGGCTACCAGGCACTGCGCGAGAAACTCTCCGCCCAGTATAATCTGAGTAATATTGAACCTAATATCCAGATCTACAATGTCGATGTCCGCGGTGACCGCTCACTGACTCTGCGCTATGTGCCACGCAACCGTATTCCGCTGGCAAAAAGCAGCACGGATGTCATCAAACACCTGTATCGCCTGTGGGGCTTTGAAGTCAGGCTGGAGATGGTCGATGACGAGGGTGATACTGAGCTTCTATGCCAATGCCCTGAACAGAAAGATTGA